Within Candidatus Gracilibacteria bacterium, the genomic segment CCAAGGGGGAGTTTAAACCAATTCATTCCTTCCTTAGTCTATTACTTAGTCTTATTCTATTATGCATCAATGCACTCTATCTCCATTTGTTTCCCATTTGGGTGAATAAAGGCAATTTTTTGGGCATGAAGGAGGTGTCATTTTCTGCTGGTCAGATGCGATAATTCTGGGAATCGAGTCACACTCGGTCAGCCGTATCGTCTGTCACCAATCAGGGGGCATCCAATATGTGCCATATGGACACGGATTTGATGGGTTCTTCCTGTTTTCGGATTGAGTTTTACGATGGACCATTTTTCAGAAGATACTCATTTTGCGAGTCCAAATACCTCCGAAGATCCAATAACCCTATATTCCGTCTCCGCTGAATCTCCTGTATTATCGATAACCATCTTTGCCTCGTCAGTTTTCCCAGTATTGAGACGGAGAATCGGCGCCTTGATAATCCCAGATTCTGGATGTGGTTTGCCAGATACGAGAGCGTGATAGGTTTTTTTGACCTTCCGAGTGCGAAACTGTTCCGCCATATGTTCATAGCTTTTTCTCGTGAGGCAGGCGATGATAATACCCGAGGTTTCTCGGTCAATACGATGGGCGAGTGCAGGATGGTCAAATGTTCCAGAGGGTTTCCATCCTTTGGACAGAAGATAGACTTCTATTTGTTCAATCAGTGATACTTCGTTCGCCTTGTGGTCTGGACTATGAACGATCAGTCCTGCGGGTTTATTATACACAAGTATTTCACTATCTTCATAGAGGATTCTCGCGGTATCGAGTGTGCTCGAAGTATTGATGATTCGTTCTTCTTTTCTTTGCCATTCTTTCAGTGTCTTGTCATCGAGATGTACTTCCACTATATCTCATGCTCGAAGTTTGGTACTCTCGGGCATTTTCTTGCCATTGATAGTGATTTGTTTGGTTCTGAGAGCTTGATAAATTTCTCAGAGCTTTGCTCACGGAAAAATCTTGCGAATATATCTATCGAGTCGCTGACCGAGGTCGTCTGAGGGGGGAGTGATGGATTTCATAACTTTTGTGGGAGATTGTATCTATTTCATCTTTATTGTAAAAAGTGTTTTTAGTTCTTCTATGATTTTCTTGCTAAAAAGAACTTTTAGTTTACTATGCTTCAAATAATTTCTATGACTCTTACTCGAAAAATTGTTTTCTTTATCGCCATCGCTGTGTGACTCGTTATTACACTGAATTTAGTGGTATTGCCGTTTGTGACGAAGCGCTATTTCTTTGACTTTCTTCAACAATTTTATACTGAATCTCGTGAAAACCAGATCGATGCTGATATTCTGAATCTCATTAAAAAGTTCCCAGATCAGGCCCCAGCCCTTTTGGAGCAATACCGTGATATAGATACTGACCTCAATAAGCTCGTCACTGGGTTTGAAGATTACGTTAACACAGACCCGATATTTAACCGTGATTCTGTCGGAAGTGTTCTCAAAAAATCCGGTGTTGAAGAAAAACAAATCGATGAAGTGATTGGGCTCAATGCAATGTCGGTGTTTCTCAAATCTGTTCCTCTGGGGTTTAATTTTGTTGGCGAGAATGACCCTAAAAAAATCTTTATCAATCAGGTACTTGTTGCGATGATTGCTATCAATATCGCCTTTGTGGCTCTTTTGAGCGTCGTAATACTGTATTTTTTAAGACTCTCTTTCCAGCCCATTCGTACTATCACCAATACGCTCGATACTTTCTCAGCTGCTAGCTGAAATATGCTCGAATATGCGAGAAATGATGAATTTCGACCTCTCATCGATTCTCTGAATAATCTCCGTCTCCGTCTCGACCATCAGGAACAAATTCGGGCACAATTTTTGACGGATATGAGTCATGAACTCAAAACTCCTATGACAGCTATTGGTGTGTATCTTGAGGGCATCCAAGATGGAGTGATACAACTCAATACCAAAAATATTAATGCTCTCACGAGTGAGCTTTCTCGTCTGACGAGAATCGTGGAAAGCTTGATGCATTTTCAAATGTTTGAAAGTCTCCCAACCGTTTTTCATTATGATAAAATATCGCTGTACCAGATATTTTCTATCGTTCACGAGACACAAAGTCAGGAACTGAATAACAATTTGCAGACTATGAACTATGCAGCCCCTAAAAGAGCCACTATGATATTTGATCAGGATAGTCTGATACAAATATTTCATAATGTCACTGCCAATTTTCTTCGGTACGCATGATCTGGCTCTCAGCTGAGAATCAATTTTTTTGAGGAGGGAACTACCAATATTCTCATTTTTCAGGATAATGGTATCGGTGTGGGTATAGAGGATTTACCATATCTCAAGGAAAAATTTTATCAAGTCGATAAGGCAAAGACTGGAGATATTCGCGAGAGATGACTCTGAGTCTGACTCTCTATCGTGGATAAAATAGTTCGAGATGCTGGTGGATTTGTAGACCTTATTAGTGCACCTGGTGACGGATTTACGGTCAGAATCGAGATTCCAAAAAAGGTATTATAGGGGAGTGAGATTCTCCGAATAACTCAAAAGTGCCATAAGAAATGCATCCAGCTTTCCAGTACTTTCTCACTGTTTTTCAGCCGAATCGATCATCACTATGGAGTCATAGAGTTTTTTGATATTTTCTCGATCATGTCAGATTCTCTTCGCCGTAGTTTGTTGTCCGGGGGTTATCGGGAGTCATGAAATGGATGGAATAAAAGATGCTATGAGTATCTTCCGTATCATCGTGGTCAACATAGCCATAGTTTTTTCTCGGTCAGCAGTTCTGAGTGTATCTCTGAAGACATACAGAAGCTCTTTAGTATTTTTTTTCCAGAGAGGATTGAGTATGCTGAAATTATTTTCTTCAAAATAGTTTGGTAAAATATTTTTGAGCTCATCATCAGTCCATGAAGTTTTCTCAGCGAGTTTGAGCTTTTCGACCTCTTGATGGATAAAATGATGATTCCCGTTGAGTCTCTCGCGGATACGAGCTGCCTGCCACGGAGTAATATGCAAGGTTTGAGCAATATATGATTCCATTTCAGACTGAGAAGGTATCGGAAATTCATGAAGGGTAGCATTGTCTATAAGCCATTTTTCTAAGTCTGTCACAGGAGTTTTGTTTCCAACAAAGATAAAGAAATTTGTTTCTGGAGCTCTTTCGAGTGTTTGTATCCAGAGAGTATCCTCAAAAACATTTGAAAAGTTTAATTTGGATACCACAGCCATTCATTCATCTCATCCATCTCCAGATTGCTCTTGCACGAAATCCTTTTCTTCCTCTATTTTATCTTTTTCTTTTTCAGTCTTTATGATGAGATCTCGAAAAACTACCATTCTCGTCATCCCCATAAAACCAGGCGCGACACAATCTCAGAGGAGGGTACCGTATATCTCTGTTTTTGAGACTTCTGCCAGGTTCATGGCTCCATGTTTTTCGATAAATCTCTTCTTCCATGAATTGAGTGTTTCATTGAGTCGAAGTGTATTTTGTCCTCGGAAAATATGTA encodes:
- a CDS encoding RluA family pseudouridine synthase; translation: MKSITPPSDDLGQRLDRYIRKIFPGAKLGEIYQALRTKQITINGKKMPESTKLRAGDIVEVHLDDKTLKEWQRKEERIINTSSTLDTARILYEDSEILVYNKPAGLIVHSPDHKANEVSLIEQIEVYLLSKGWKPSGTFDHPALAHRIDRETSGIIIACLTRKSYEHMAEQFRTRKVKKTYHALVSGKPHPESGIIKAPILRLNTGKTDEAKMVIDNTGDSAETEYRVIGSSEVFGLAKGVSSEKWSIVKLNPKTGRTHQIRVHMAHIGCPLIGDRRYGGPSVTRFPELSHLTSRKGHLLHAQKIAFIHPNGKQMEIECIDA
- a CDS encoding ATP-binding protein, with the translated sequence MTLTRKIVFFIAIAVGLVITLNLVVLPFVTKRYFFDFLQQFYTESRENQIDADILNLIKKFPDQAPALLEQYRDIDTDLNKLVTGFEDYVNTDPIFNRDSVGSVLKKSGVEEKQIDEVIGLNAMSVFLKSVPLGFNFVGENDPKKIFINQVLVAMIAINIAFVALLSVVILYFLRLSFQPIRTITNTLDTFSAASGNMLEYARNDEFRPLIDSLNNLRLRLDHQEQIRAQFLTDMSHELKTPMTAIGVYLEGIQDGVIQLNTKNINALTSELSRLTRIVESLMHFQMFESLPTVFHYDKISLYQIFSIVHETQSQELNNNLQTMNYAAPKRATMIFDQDSLIQIFHNVTANFLRYAGSGSQLRINFFEEGTTNILIFQDNGIGVGIEDLPYLKEKFYQVDKAKTGDIRERGLGVGLSIVDKIVRDAGGFVDLISAPGDGFTVRIEIPKKVL